The window caaaaaatgaaaatcaggACCACAAAGTCAACAGTTCCCCGAAGAAGTTGGGTGTGACAGACATCTCTTCAGGGTCTGGTCTATTGGAACCTGGGAGTGTTTATTCAGGTGCTGATGGAGCTACTTCGCAGGATGTGGCAACTGATTCTGCTTTGGAAAAACATGCCAATCTCAACAATTCTTGTCAAAAGTTTACTGCTCTTGGCAGTGAAGGGACAACTGCATCTGATCCAAAGGGTGTGGTGGATGATACAAGATCTGTCAATCATTGCAGTACTACAGTTCAAGAGGGTGAATGCTGTTCAAACACTCCTCAAGACTCGTCTGAGAATGGTAGTATTTCAGGAAAACTTGAAGATTTGGAGACTTCTTCCAAGATGGCTTTTGATGAAGATAAGGTGCATTCCAGCGATGAAGATGAGGAATTGACAATTGCTAATGAGTATCCTAAACCAGCAATTGATTCCAAAAGTCCTGACACATTTGATAAAAGAAGGTCTGATATTGAACTTGAGTATGGGTTGGTTGATGCTCTAGAAGTTGCTCGACGGGTAGCCCAAGAATATGAAAGAGAAGAACCGGACTGCAGTTCATCTTCGGAGAAAAATGCAGAAGGTGGACTCAGACAGGCCAATAGCCCAGACTCTATAAATGCAGAACAGGACTTACCTGTTTCGCTAAAGGAGGCGCCAACTGAACAAAGTCATTCTGCAGAGGCAAATCCTGAGAGGGAGGACCATGTGGTCAATTCAGAAAATCCGGGCACTGCTCCACATAGTCATTCGCCAGAGGCGAATCCTGACGTGGAGTCCTCTCAGGTAACTGAAGCAGCTCAAGAACCAGAAGTTAACCCAGAGAAGGGTCTTTGTAGTTTTGACCTAAATCAGGAAGTGTGTTCTGATGAAATGGATCGCCCAGTAAATCCTGTCTCTACGCCAATTCCTGTTTCAAGACCAGTAGCAGCTGCTAGTTTACCTGGAACCCGTTTGCAGTTTGAAGGGGCTATTGGGTGGATAGGATCTGCTCCAAATAGTGCTTTTCGCCGAGCTTCTCCTCGCAGACTCTCAGATGGCGATAAGAATCTTACAGGGGCCACCAGTGATAGCTCAAAGCAGAGGCAGGATTACCTCGACATTGATCTGAATGTGGCTGAGGGTGGTGATGATTTAGGAAAACAAATTCCAGCGTCATCTGGCCTTCCTTCTGGGGAATCTTCAGTGGAAGTGAATCAGAATAGATCAGGGAGGCCCCATTTGGATCTGAATCGTATTGATGACGATGCTGATGCCTTACCATCGGATTCAAGGGTGGAAGGACAGTTCTTGTTCAACCGTGTTGGCCATCGCAGCCCATCTCCtgcttcatcatcttcatcaatgCAGCCTTCTATGAGGAATTTTGATTTGAATGACAGGCCATATTTTCATAATGATTCTGTAGATCATGGGCCAGGTAAGTCTTTTCAAAATGCAAATGCATATGGATGGCCTAAACAGGATGCTTCAGTTATTTCTATCATGGGTACCAGAGTCCTGATAAACAGAAAAGATGCTTCCCAGAATCTGTCCCTGGCAAACGGCAAGGCTATTGAGACCGCAACAGAAGCTACCATGGCGAGAACTAGAAGCTTTTTGGACATGGGTTCAACAGTCCCTTACTCTCACCCTCCTGTTTTCGGCTACAATGGATTGGCAACTGGGCCTGCCATGTCGTTCTCCTCAGCCATGTATGGACCTGGTGGCACAATCCCCTACATGGTGGATTCTAGAGGATCCCCGGTTGTACCGCAAATTATGGCCTCTCCGTCAGCTGTTCCTCCTCAGTTCTCTCAGTCACCGTTCATCATGAATTTGACTGGTGCGCAACCAGGTCTAAATGGTGTGATAAATGGTGCTGGGCCCTTGCGCCCCAGTTTTGATCTGAACTCGGGCTTCATGGTTGAGGGAGGCAATAGGGACTCGGTGGGCCTGAGGCAGCATTTCATTCACGGTCAGGGAAGGTCTATGGAGGATCATTTGAGGAATAACGCACAACCCCCTTCAAGTTCTACGGTTGGTGGGAAAAGGAAGGAACCAGATGGCGGGTGGGAACCATACCCGTATAGCTACagacaacagcagcagcagcagcagcagcagcagcagcaacctcCGCCGTGGAGATAGAAGTCTTTAACTACTCCCCGACATCTGTTTGGATCAGTTTCATACATCCTTCTAAGTAGATTGATATACGCGATCCAGAAGTGGGTGAGCTCATTTGCTTTAGTAGAAACCGAATAAAAGTTGAAGGGAGTTTTATCAAGGTAACATTATATTAATGTGATTAATTTCTGGAGGACGAAATTAGgttcttgtttttaatttattggttttttgtttctcttttctcttctctcttttaaGTGTTCCATAGAGGACAGTGCAGTGCAAAACATAGGAGACTTTTGGTACGGTGTAGCTGTAATTTCTCTTCCATTCCATGTATATCACACAAATTATAGGAACAAATCCCTACATTATTTATTTGGGTCGTGCGCTGTTCACgcttatttttttacattttacacacctctttcaatttttttgccgTTGGATTGGATGATTGAAAAAGGTCaatggtaaaaaattaataagggtgtgtgagaagtaaaaatgagcgGGTGAATAGTGTTATCCTTTAATTTAGTCGGGTCCCTGTTACCTGCGTGTTGAGCAAAAGAGTCTACTTATTAAGGGAAACAAAAGGaggaaaaatatatttgcatTCAACGGAAAGTGCATGTCCAGCCGACGAAACTTGGCCCGATATGGTCAGGTTTTCAGGTATAGCTCGGTACTCTGTAGCTTTGAATTATGTTCTGAGCCCGGcttgtattttaattaatttgtttagtaatcaagttttatttttaatacaacaatatTATGTACTTAATTTGAGACACCATGGACTGCCATAATAAATTAGTACTcacgagattcaaacttttttttttttaacagacaATATTATCCATATTCAAGGATAAAGACCGATTGTTTGTCAATCTCCTAACAAATCATTGTGTTAATATTTCATGGTTTTTAATCAGTtctgcaaatttttcaaaagcCATCATAAAACCATTAGAAAATCCATCATAAAAccatcttttttttaattttttagaattttcaaAAGCCATCATAAAACGATTATAAAATCCTTCATAAAACCACCTTTTTTTCGAAACAAGAGATCAAAGTGATTTTCCTCATTTTTCCCAATAAGTCGACGGCGTTACACCATTGGGATACTTCGAATAAACTGGGCCTTCTCTAATAGGGGAAAAGCCTTCCATTTCCGTCAAATGACCTGGCCTCCCTTGGCTCTTCCACCGTCTGGGCTCCCTTTCCTCCCTATGCTAGTCGCCGGCCACTATCTATGCATGTATTTTCAGCATGGACTCTCGAATCTTTTGCTTCTCGGGTGGTGGCGAACAATGCAGCTTGCGTTGCGGGAGATGCCCACCCGTGGGGCCAGTCCCGCTTCTCGCCGAAAGAACCGCTCACTAGCTAGCCAGACTAGTGGGGCACTATCTGAAGACATACTGAAATATCCGGGTACATTGGGGAGGCCGAGTAACCATGAGTGTAGATAGAGGGGCACTATCTGAAGACATACTGAAATATCCGGGTACATTGGGGAGGCCGAGTAACCATGAGTGTAGATAGACCTAGGATCCGCCATAAATAGAAGGCCTCTTCGTGCTCTAGCTCACCTGGGAATCCCTACCAGTAAATTAAGTCACACTAAGATGACCATCCAAGGATACAATGCGAACTCCAAAAGAGCGATTGGTAAGATTCGCGCCACTCTCCCCTTCCCGGGCGGAGGCCCCCTCAATGGGTTCTAAGAAGGGGGGCGGCGCCctgaatcaataaaaaaaaagcttattGATTTGATTGAAGGGAACTAATACTATTTATTAGCTTAGTTTTATAGAATTTCCACCGCACCTCTAgctttttaaatttcatttcgATCGGAAGCAACGTAACGTATGTAAAGTAAGGCAAGGGTCAACTGTTGATAGATTCAATTCGCAAACTCTCTCGCCTGAAGTTTGCAACAAGCCTTTCACACACCTCAGTCCAAGTCCATTTACGCTCTAACTGTTGCAAGTGTTTTCAAAGCTCTGGGGTCAGGTCCACGCCACAGCACCGCAGCTATGTCTTGAGTATCAGCGGACGCTTAGAAAATACATATCGAACAACGTCAAATGTGCCAGAAAGGTGTACGAGTTCATGAAAAAAACAAGGCCCACGGTAGCAGTTAAGCTGCAGATTTTGGCCTACCAAAGTCAGCCCCGACGATTGAAAAAACAAGGAACTAATGATCAATAAGTTTCAAAACACAGGCAAGTCGCGATCGAATTGGAAGGTTCACCCTAAAACGACCTCTTTCAACAATTTGTTCACTATCATAGGGAATCTGGATCGCACACACTACTCAAGCTGTACAGAGAACAAAGACTTACTGTACAGACATGTAACAAGTAATTCTACAACCGAGAACAGAAATGTTGAGCAAGTTTACTGGTATTGCTACCACTCTAACCTCAACCACTACATCATCATATAAATGGAAAACGTCTAGGTAGAACACATACAACTCACAAGTTTTGCAATTCATAATGTAATTCTTATGTATAACTCTGTAAAGAAGACACGAGTTCCCACCACCGGAAACTCTCACGAATGGAGGACACATATCAAAGCATCATATGTTGGTCTAGACTCTGGACCATACATTGACAGAGCAAACGAGGGACATGTAAGGTTATAAAGTGGAAGGACGCAATGAACAAGTAACGCATCCGATGGGCTAACAAGAAATGATTTGCTTCTACACAATATATTCATGGAACCATGGAAGACACGATGGTTTAAACAAGATATTGTGTACCATGTGAGAAGACAGCGGAATCAAGCACGAGCAAACACCAACAgaaatttgagttcaaattattatttacatccagaagaaaatggaaaaacatgaaaacagatttcaatttcttcttcGAATCGACCACTAAGCTAATAATAAGCAAACAAAAGCATATAAATCAATTACAAATGCAACAAGGAAATGAGAGGAATGAAGGAGGTATGAGAATTGCAGAAATGGTGATACCGATTTCAATCAATGAGAGATTGAATTATCTCCGCCAGAACTGGAAGCTCCAGCGGCACTAACAGTCACAGCTCGCTTCTTCCTCTCCTCCTCGTATTCTGGATCATCAGTTGGCAGCTCAAACCGGCAAACCGGGCAAGTATTCCTGGAACTCAGCCAAGGAACAATGCAATCGCCATGGTAACCATGCCCACATGGCAGCTTCTTCGACATTTCACCAACATTCACCATATCCTTGCATATGGCGCACACCACGGCCTCATCCTCTGAGGCAATCTTGGCCGACGGTAACTCCGAAACAGCATTCTTCGACGCCGGTGGAGCCCCTCTCCTTCCAGCATTATCGCTCTCAGCCAAGGTCTGCAGCAAAGCCTCATAGCCGGCTGCATCCACGTAATCCTCAGGATTGCCGATGTACCGGTCCGATTCGGGCATTTCGAGCCGGAATTCGATCGAGTTGTCCTCCAGCCCCATCAAGATCTCGGCCCAATCTAGAATCCGGTTCCTCCCGCTGCTCGCTTGGGTCGCAATGTCTCGGATGCGGAGACGAAGCACGTCGCGACGACGTCGTCGCATGTCTTCTTCGTCTCTCTCTTGCTCATCTTCCTGGTTCTCTTCGTCTCCATCCTCGTTATCCGATctatcttcttcctcttcctcctcctcctctactTCCTGTCCGGCTTCTTCGTTACCCTCGCCGTCGTGGTTGCGAAACTCGACACTGTGCTCATCTTCGTCCTCGTCCTCGTCGTTGTCCCACCCGTCCATCTCAATCCTGAAGAAATCGTCATCAGGCAAGGGGTTTTGAGGCAGCGACGGGGGCGCATCCTCCTCACGCGACGCCTGAGCGATTAGCCGCAGCACCTGGAGAAATGGAGAGCCTAGAGTCGGGTCGTCGACCTGATCGGACGATCGGGAAGGAGGATCCCACTGCGGATACGAGGCGGCCGGGATGGATTCGACGAAACCGTTCTTGCACTCGTGGCAGACGATATCCGGGAGATTCGCCACGGTTTCAATGGAGACGCGTTTGTTGCAGTGGTAGCACCAGTACTCCATAGTCTCCGTCTCGGCCTCTGACGCAGATCGCGGCGGCGGCAGCGGCGTCTGGGATGGAGTTTCAGCCATAGGGTTTCTGTTTGGAATTAGAGGTCCGATACGGCCAAGAAAGaccaaaagaaagaaggaaggagCGGGGAAATTGGGTGGGGGCTGCAGATTGGATTCTTGAGGACCTGTGCGCCGAGATTGTCAATTGTGTGACGTGGACTGCTATGGTGCTGCGAGGTGGTTTTTTCCCATGAATTTTGACCCGTTGGATGAAACTTACAATTTGTTGATCTGTCGTGGAGGACCCAATCAACGGTGGATGTGTATTAGCTTAGAAAGTTGTCGGTGATGCAGTATTGCAATAATTAAATGAACAAtagggttttctttttctctttttttgtggAGAGGGGTTTGTCAATAGCTAAatagaattgttattggtactctatgtcacatcccggcccaggacGCATCACTTTCCGGGTCTgttccaccactgtagcacgatattgtccgttttgggcttaccattccctcacggttttgtttttgggaactcacgagcaacttcctagtgggtcacccatcataggattgctctagcccccttctcgcttaacttcggagttcctacggaacccgaagccagtgagctcccaaaagtcctcgtgctaggtagagatgggaaaatacatttaaggatcactcccctgggcgacgtgggatgtcacaatccaccctccttaggggctcgacgtcctcgtcggcacacacgctgccaaggttaggctttgataccaaattgtcacatcccgccccgggcgggaccacttcccgggcccgctccaccaccgtagcacgatattgtccgctttgggcttaccattccctcacggttttgtttttgggaactcacgagcaacttcccagtgggtcacccatcatgggattgctctagcccccttctcgcttaacttcggagttcctacggaacccaaacccagtgagctcccaaaaggccttgtgctaggtagagatgggaaaatacatttaaggatcactcccctggacgatgtgggatgtcacactctaaatttctcattctatatttcaaattttctatatttataaagaaaaatacacttgtgaagagtgtagaatgagatttttggagtgccaataacacttctctaacTAAATACATAAGAAAAGTTTTATTTGCGACTAAAAAAcagtatattatataaaaacTATAACTGATAATAGagggaaaaaaattaagaagaatgcTAAAGCAAATGTGAGGTATTGGTCCTAAacattttaaagtattttattTGTGTCTTTAAACAaattttttggatgaaattCTAGCAGTGTTATTCGAAAAAATATTGATGCACATGATGACAAGCACGTTTTAGTGATTAATACTCACCGTCTattttttagtactttaaaatGTAAACAATTTTAAGGTTACAAGCCCTTCCACTATTGAAACTAAGTTTAGAGCATTATTCAGCATTGTActtgaaattttgagtttgaaatTTCCAAagtcatttatataaaaataaaaataaaaactattatGGCACTCAAATCATTgagtgtaaaataaataaagaatttgTTGTATCTAAATAGAAAAGATTTCTATAAATAGTGACACATTTACATGAGCTTGTAGCTCAATTAATTATATTACTCAccatttcaaaaaagaaaaaagtcttTATGCTCGAAATCTCTGGTG of the Pyrus communis chromosome 1, drPyrComm1.1, whole genome shotgun sequence genome contains:
- the LOC137742208 gene encoding uncharacterized protein, which produces MTLEDFFTLTEMKDGLTAPSRVQELVTVMQSEKDSVVNNIGDATRQWAAVASTIAATENKDCLDLFIQLDGLMFVDRWLKDAKNLGKDTNENFVEESITALLRALEKLHVHNNRSLSSGIWSTVKSLLSHKSSTVQDQARLLFDSWREDGDAAQVDVVNAGALPDDGSSKILEEDSKPSALNVTSEVGDHRENHPSGPAQNDALPLRTSGDLLPESADTLPIQPCNKQSPTTHKLLDSNYIKDGSPDTLASAVVFNPIQENPIKDESSICSVGGITSIGISIFPVAKLSSVDEQSDGPKLNELSKNENQDHKVNSSPKKLGVTDISSGSGLLEPGSVYSGADGATSQDVATDSALEKHANLNNSCQKFTALGSEGTTASDPKGVVDDTRSVNHCSTTVQEGECCSNTPQDSSENGSISGKLEDLETSSKMAFDEDKVHSSDEDEELTIANEYPKPAIDSKSPDTFDKRRSDIELEYGLVDALEVARRVAQEYEREEPDCSSSSEKNAEGGLRQANSPDSINAEQDLPVSLKEAPTEQSHSAEANPEREDHVVNSENPGTAPHSHSPEANPDVESSQVTEAAQEPEVNPEKGLCSFDLNQEVCSDEMDRPVNPVSTPIPVSRPVAAASLPGTRLQFEGAIGWIGSAPNSAFRRASPRRLSDGDKNLTGATSDSSKQRQDYLDIDLNVAEGGDDLGKQIPASSGLPSGESSVEVNQNRSGRPHLDLNRIDDDADALPSDSRVEGQFLFNRVGHRSPSPASSSSSMQPSMRNFDLNDRPYFHNDSVDHGPGKSFQNANAYGWPKQDASVISIMGTRVLINRKDASQNLSLANGKAIETATEATMARTRSFLDMGSTVPYSHPPVFGYNGLATGPAMSFSSAMYGPGGTIPYMVDSRGSPVVPQIMASPSAVPPQFSQSPFIMNLTGAQPGLNGVINGAGPLRPSFDLNSGFMVEGGNRDSVGLRQHFIHGQGRSMEDHLRNNAQPPSSSTVGGKRKEPDGGWEPYPYSYRQQQQQQQQQQQQPPPWR
- the LOC137738252 gene encoding E3 ubiquitin-protein ligase CIP8-like, which produces MAETPSQTPLPPPRSASEAETETMEYWCYHCNKRVSIETVANLPDIVCHECKNGFVESIPAASYPQWDPPSRSSDQVDDPTLGSPFLQVLRLIAQASREEDAPPSLPQNPLPDDDFFRIEMDGWDNDEDEDEDEHSVEFRNHDGEGNEEAGQEVEEEEEEEEDRSDNEDGDEENQEDEQERDEEDMRRRRRDVLRLRIRDIATQASSGRNRILDWAEILMGLEDNSIEFRLEMPESDRYIGNPEDYVDAAGYEALLQTLAESDNAGRRGAPPASKNAVSELPSAKIASEDEAVVCAICKDMVNVGEMSKKLPCGHGYHGDCIVPWLSSRNTCPVCRFELPTDDPEYEEERKKRAVTVSAAGASSSGGDNSISH